From Deltaproteobacteria bacterium, a single genomic window includes:
- a CDS encoding methyl-accepting chemotaxis protein, giving the protein MSFLNNLKIRSKLALMMFFPLAGLLYFSSSGILEKYQLSRDMHDLELLSQLAVKISALVHETQKERGRTAGYLGSKGTRFVSEISVQRSLTDAKIASLKVFLKTFNGGKLSKEFKEAFDKGMVFLDVIEKKRNLVSELDLSAREAIGWYTDMNAAFLDSIGFIGKISKNAELSTLITAYVNFLQGKERAGIERAVMSSTFAADHFDPGMYSKFMSLVEAQNTYMRVFLGFAPAEQKEYYRSKLQGEYVSEVLRMRKVAIEKAATGSFGIAPGYWFKMITGKINLLKEVEDKLSTDLYAKAKEFRQNASLALVRYIIITVFAFLFAIIAAYFINSGITTPVIMQRKSMEELASGGGDLTLRVDVAGSDEVAQASMAFNKFMDGLQEMIRDIKEAANSIASASEQISSSTEELAAGVDNQSRQSAEIGSAIEEMASSVQATFANSQKSLEVSKKTSETAARGGQIVSNTMEGMSRIEYAVSESSEKVQGLGERSRQIGKIVEVIKEIAAQTNLLALNAAIEANRAGEHGRGFEVVAEEIRKLAEKSADSTVRITEIVEEIQGDTSATVASMTGVTNEVSEGSKLSNDTGEALQHIINQVKETVDSIEMVAEASKQQAAVSDEVAVSMENIATIIKETAASSEEIAQTSQELARLGDNLRRLTERFKI; this is encoded by the coding sequence ATGTCTTTTCTGAACAATCTCAAAATCAGGAGCAAACTGGCATTGATGATGTTTTTTCCGCTTGCCGGGTTGCTCTATTTTTCGTCCAGCGGGATTCTGGAAAAATACCAGCTTTCCAGGGATATGCACGATCTGGAGCTTCTTTCCCAACTTGCCGTAAAGATCAGCGCCCTTGTTCATGAGACACAGAAGGAGAGGGGAAGAACGGCAGGCTACCTGGGCAGCAAAGGGACCCGCTTTGTCAGTGAAATTTCGGTGCAGCGCAGTTTGACTGATGCAAAAATCGCAAGTTTGAAAGTTTTTTTGAAGACTTTTAATGGTGGCAAATTAAGTAAAGAGTTTAAAGAGGCATTTGACAAGGGGATGGTTTTTCTTGATGTGATCGAGAAAAAAAGAAACCTCGTCAGTGAACTTGATTTATCGGCCAGGGAGGCCATTGGCTGGTATACGGATATGAATGCCGCATTCCTTGATTCCATCGGCTTTATCGGTAAAATAAGCAAAAATGCCGAACTCTCCACCTTGATTACCGCTTATGTCAATTTCCTTCAGGGAAAGGAAAGGGCAGGTATTGAAAGGGCTGTTATGAGCAGTACCTTTGCCGCCGATCATTTTGACCCCGGAATGTACAGCAAGTTCATGTCTCTTGTCGAGGCCCAGAACACCTATATGCGGGTATTTCTCGGGTTCGCCCCTGCCGAACAAAAAGAATATTACCGGAGCAAGCTTCAAGGTGAATATGTGAGTGAAGTCCTTAGAATGAGGAAAGTAGCTATTGAAAAAGCGGCGACAGGTTCCTTCGGTATTGCTCCCGGTTACTGGTTCAAGATGATTACCGGCAAAATTAACCTGTTAAAGGAAGTGGAAGACAAACTTTCAACAGACCTTTATGCCAAAGCGAAAGAATTTCGTCAAAATGCTTCTTTAGCTCTTGTGAGATACATAATCATTACCGTTTTTGCCTTTCTTTTTGCCATCATAGCCGCTTATTTTATTAATAGTGGTATTACGACACCTGTTATTATGCAGCGAAAATCGATGGAGGAACTCGCTTCAGGCGGCGGCGATCTTACACTCCGTGTCGATGTGGCAGGGAGCGATGAAGTTGCTCAGGCTTCTATGGCCTTTAACAAGTTTATGGATGGCCTTCAGGAAATGATCAGAGACATTAAAGAGGCGGCAAACAGTATTGCCTCTGCCTCCGAGCAGATATCGAGTTCGACGGAAGAACTGGCGGCGGGGGTCGATAACCAGTCGAGACAATCCGCTGAAATTGGCTCGGCCATAGAAGAGATGGCATCATCCGTGCAAGCTACATTTGCCAATTCCCAGAAATCACTTGAAGTTTCAAAAAAAACCTCTGAAACGGCTGCCAGGGGGGGGCAGATTGTTTCAAATACAATGGAGGGAATGTCGAGGATCGAGTATGCCGTTTCCGAGTCCAGTGAAAAGGTCCAGGGACTGGGTGAACGTTCCAGGCAAATTGGTAAGATCGTCGAAGTTATTAAAGAGATCGCGGCCCAGACAAATCTGCTTGCCTTGAATGCCGCCATTGAGGCGAACAGAGCCGGCGAGCATGGGCGCGGTTTTGAGGTTGTTGCTGAAGAAATCAGGAAGCTTGCCGAAAAGTCGGCCGATTCCACAGTCCGGATTACTGAAATTGTGGAAGAAATCCAGGGCGATACGTCGGCAACGGTTGCTTCAATGACGGGTGTTACCAATGAGGTGTCGGAGGGGAGCAAGCTCTCTAATGATACGGGTGAGGCGCTCCAGCATATTATTAACCAGGTTAAGGAGACTGTCGATTCCATTGAAATGGTTGCCGAAGCTTCCAAACAGCAGGCCGCTGTTTCCGATGAGGTGGCTGTGTCAATGGAGAATATC
- a CDS encoding chemotaxis protein CheA produces MSEDNNIPDLSELYGEFVSENKEILEKLSKELVSFENSPGDKDIINSLFRLAHTLKGNAGFIGLTALGDISHKIENVLESLREGTLPFFPEIIDTFFDSLDLANRLLEDFISGSEEAGDISGIMSKLEKLLEGPPADFKEETAAAHVDEKDIPQQSEETAAGPEGRDSASMRVNTVRLDRMVNLVGELTAGRSRLLQISNELKNDGLSEIASYIDTIAAQLQDEVLGIRMVPVKDLFGRFYRLVRDTGRSLGKDVKLVTEGEETELDKSVIEFLYDPLVHLVRNCISHGIESEGERLKLGKSKSGTIILNAYHEHNSIYIEVRDDGNGLDVGKIKEKALEKGIVSAEDARNMNDDEAAKLIFFSGFTTASGVDSVSGRGVGMDVVKSNIEKIGGHVRLAWEEGLGTTITVRVPLTLAIVQLFLVREGMHIFGIPMSYVDETIMIPDESFEYVKGEKIYMLRHQPVPVVSLSDLFGMEKFSGLWEGTMNAVILNQMGVRAGLIIDEFMGKVETVIKPLGNFIERLASPPEGISGASILGSGELVLVLDVPALWKGL; encoded by the coding sequence ATGAGCGAAGATAATAATATTCCTGATCTAAGTGAACTCTATGGTGAGTTTGTTTCCGAAAACAAGGAAATTCTGGAAAAACTGTCTAAAGAACTGGTCAGTTTTGAAAACTCTCCCGGAGATAAGGATATTATTAACAGTCTTTTCCGCCTGGCTCATACCCTTAAGGGCAATGCCGGTTTCATTGGCCTTACGGCCCTTGGCGATATTTCGCACAAAATAGAAAATGTTCTTGAAAGCTTAAGAGAAGGAACCCTCCCTTTTTTTCCCGAAATAATCGATACTTTCTTTGATTCCCTCGATCTCGCTAACAGGCTTCTTGAAGATTTTATATCAGGAAGTGAAGAAGCGGGAGATATTTCCGGCATAATGAGCAAGCTGGAAAAGTTATTAGAGGGCCCCCCGGCAGATTTCAAGGAAGAGACTGCCGCCGCTCATGTGGACGAAAAAGATATACCGCAGCAGAGTGAAGAGACTGCTGCCGGGCCTGAAGGCCGTGACAGCGCTTCCATGCGGGTAAACACAGTCCGTCTCGACAGGATGGTAAACCTTGTGGGAGAACTGACGGCGGGACGGAGCAGGCTTCTCCAGATAAGTAATGAACTCAAAAATGACGGACTTTCGGAGATTGCTTCTTACATCGATACTATTGCGGCTCAGCTTCAGGATGAAGTGCTGGGAATAAGGATGGTTCCTGTTAAAGACCTTTTTGGCAGGTTTTACAGGCTTGTGAGAGATACGGGCCGTTCCCTTGGAAAGGACGTTAAGCTCGTTACTGAAGGGGAGGAGACGGAACTCGATAAAAGTGTTATCGAGTTCCTTTATGATCCTCTTGTTCATCTTGTTAGAAACTGTATCAGTCACGGTATTGAAAGTGAAGGTGAACGTTTGAAGCTCGGTAAGAGCAAGTCGGGAACTATCATTCTCAATGCTTACCATGAACATAACAGTATCTATATTGAAGTCAGGGATGACGGCAATGGGCTCGATGTGGGAAAAATAAAGGAAAAGGCCCTTGAAAAAGGAATAGTGAGCGCTGAAGATGCCCGAAACATGAATGATGATGAAGCGGCAAAACTCATCTTTTTTTCCGGTTTCACTACGGCATCAGGCGTCGATTCCGTCTCAGGCAGAGGTGTCGGTATGGATGTGGTCAAATCGAATATCGAAAAGATCGGCGGTCATGTGAGACTGGCCTGGGAAGAGGGCCTTGGCACGACTATTACCGTCAGGGTTCCGCTTACGCTTGCCATTGTTCAGCTATTCCTTGTGAGAGAAGGAATGCACATATTCGGCATTCCCATGTCTTACGTCGATGAGACGATAATGATCCCTGATGAAAGTTTTGAATATGTTAAGGGAGAAAAAATCTACATGCTAAGGCACCAGCCCGTGCCTGTCGTTAGCCTGTCGGACCTGTTCGGTATGGAAAAATTCTCAGGTCTCTGGGAGGGGACGATGAATGCCGTTATACTGAACCAGATGGGTGTCAGGGCGGGCCTTATTATTGATGAATTCATGGGTAAGGTGGAGACGGTCATCAAACCGCTTGGAAACTTTATTGAAAGGCTTGCTTCACCTCCTGAGGGGATCTCCGGCGCCAGCATCCTCGGCAGCGGAGAGCTTGTGCTTGTTCTCGATGTGCCGGCTTTATGGAAGGGATTGTAA
- a CDS encoding response regulator, translating to MAKKILCIEDSPATQKFISFTLKYKGYEVVTANDGVEGMEKVSNDTFDLIILDIMMPRMNGLEVLKEVKGNPEFAKTPVIMLTSEKGETDRQTAMELGASNFLNKPFQPPELLGAVEKIIG from the coding sequence ATGGCAAAAAAGATACTCTGTATTGAAGATTCGCCGGCAACTCAGAAATTCATTTCCTTTACCTTAAAGTATAAAGGCTACGAAGTTGTTACTGCTAATGATGGTGTTGAAGGTATGGAGAAGGTTTCAAACGATACCTTTGACCTGATTATCCTTGATATCATGATGCCGAGAATGAATGGCCTGGAGGTACTGAAAGAGGTAAAGGGGAATCCTGAGTTTGCAAAGACGCCTGTTATTATGCTGACCAGTGAAAAAGGAGAGACCGACAGGCAGACAGCGATGGAACTGGGGGCAAGCAATTTTTTGAACAAGCCTTTTCAGCCGCCCGAACTGTTGGGAGCCGTGGAAAAAATAATAGGATGA
- a CDS encoding protein-glutamate O-methyltransferase CheR — protein sequence MVFDFGDSENMESLGPEDFAVFRDFICDKTGIRIRDNRVDYLEYRIQERMRVSSISDYREYFYKIKYSDEGPESEFQQLINLITVQETSFFRHKEQLDSLRDIVLKRIIERKNSVNDYRLRFWSAVCSTGEEPLTLAILLKEYFKELSHWSLSIMATDISTSALEKARKGEFSENSFRVPMKNFRKKYFVEKNSHFHATDEVKNMITYRHANLIHVDSLDIFRGVDVILCRNVFIYFPEEVKERIARKFYELLPKGGALILGNAEIIDVKKIPFRLEFHRGGPVYVKV from the coding sequence ATGGTCTTTGATTTTGGCGACTCAGAAAATATGGAAAGCCTCGGTCCTGAAGACTTTGCCGTTTTCAGGGATTTTATCTGTGACAAAACGGGCATAAGGATAAGGGATAATCGTGTTGATTATCTCGAATACCGCATTCAGGAAAGAATGAGGGTCAGCAGCATTTCCGATTACAGGGAATATTTTTACAAGATAAAATATAGCGATGAAGGGCCGGAAAGTGAGTTCCAGCAGCTCATTAATCTCATTACGGTTCAGGAAACGAGCTTTTTCCGCCACAAGGAACAGCTTGATAGCTTAAGGGACATCGTCCTCAAGCGGATTATTGAAAGGAAAAACAGCGTCAATGATTACAGGCTTCGTTTCTGGAGCGCTGTCTGCTCCACCGGCGAAGAACCGCTGACGCTTGCAATACTTCTAAAGGAGTATTTTAAGGAACTTTCTCACTGGTCCCTTTCCATTATGGCCACTGATATTTCTACCAGCGCCCTGGAAAAGGCAAGGAAAGGAGAATTTAGCGAAAATTCCTTCAGGGTTCCCATGAAGAATTTCAGGAAGAAATATTTTGTAGAGAAGAATAGCCATTTTCATGCTACGGATGAAGTAAAGAATATGATAACATATCGGCATGCTAACCTGATTCATGTTGATTCCCTTGATATCTTCCGGGGAGTGGATGTTATTTTATGCAGAAACGTTTTTATCTATTTTCCCGAGGAAGTAAAGGAGAGAATTGCCCGGAAATTTTATGAGCTTCTGCCGAAAGGGGGGGCCTTGATTCTTGGCAATGCTGAAATAATCGATGTGAAAAAGATACCTTTCAGGCTTGAATTTCACAGGGGTGGCCCTGTTTACGTGAAGGTTTAA
- a CDS encoding HEAT repeat domain-containing protein codes for MDDALIDKLIGELKGGDEIVRREAANRLGTVKSDKGLRALIDAFGDDNWLVREMAVESILKVGDESGLALFLSILKDRDARVRNSAVKILTGLGEPAIDALAKALEDDDDDTVRYAADCLGDIGKARALQPLLGALSRSRGDSRYYIILALGKLKDSGAVDFLLPCLDEEMWIQIATLEALGDMGDAGAVDKILEVMKSDFFLLAPASDALGKIGDVKAIPALIDNLESDNEEILSSSVKALVRIKEKNVRIDDDGFFPLDFKKDILTRGLITTLSSDDAEARASAAVVLGWLKAERAVKPLTKLLEDEDYHVSKKAEESLVQMGTASVDSLVNFMDIPEKRAKLLAMQALEEINDSRALKYALNTLDDEDEDMRLAAINLLGKLGDRSSAGKLYPFLEDHSEIIRSSAVRAIVNMKLDVDDCRGLLLRLKGGCDRLSRSIAEIMGLLKVDEARDAMEELLLANKSAVKEAAVFALAGIEGKSGVGSIPVMLLGSEDPALRKSAAIVLGRLKDIRGVQPLLLTAQDGDPWVRYHSIQSLGILKDKRAIETLRKTLHDDVGVVRIASLKSLAAISPEEIMANLIQWENEDDEDVRQTFLETLLPVDDAASKSLFMQALDDQSWKVREAAVKGLARFSDEESLHKLKSMLHDESLFVKKAAIFSIDSRVKNGL; via the coding sequence ATGGATGACGCATTAATAGACAAGCTGATAGGGGAATTAAAAGGAGGGGATGAAATTGTACGGCGCGAAGCTGCAAACCGGCTGGGCACCGTAAAATCTGATAAAGGGCTAAGAGCGCTTATCGATGCTTTTGGTGATGATAACTGGCTTGTCAGAGAGATGGCCGTTGAGTCAATTTTAAAAGTGGGTGATGAGTCGGGCCTTGCCCTTTTCCTTTCCATACTGAAAGACAGGGACGCCAGGGTGAGGAACTCGGCCGTCAAGATCCTGACAGGTCTTGGGGAGCCGGCTATAGATGCGCTTGCCAAAGCATTGGAAGATGACGATGACGATACGGTGAGGTACGCTGCCGATTGTCTCGGTGATATCGGGAAGGCGAGAGCATTGCAGCCGCTCCTGGGAGCGCTTTCAAGGTCAAGGGGGGATTCCAGGTATTACATTATTCTGGCCCTTGGAAAATTAAAAGACAGTGGCGCTGTTGATTTTCTCCTCCCCTGTCTCGATGAAGAGATGTGGATTCAGATAGCCACCCTCGAGGCCCTTGGTGATATGGGCGATGCGGGGGCCGTTGACAAGATACTCGAAGTGATGAAGAGCGATTTTTTTCTCCTTGCTCCCGCAAGTGACGCGCTTGGTAAGATTGGTGACGTTAAAGCTATTCCTGCTCTCATTGATAACCTGGAAAGCGACAATGAAGAGATCCTCTCTTCTTCAGTAAAGGCCCTTGTGCGAATCAAGGAGAAGAACGTTCGTATTGATGATGACGGTTTTTTTCCCCTTGATTTTAAAAAGGATATCCTGACGAGAGGACTCATTACAACCTTAAGCAGTGATGATGCGGAGGCGAGGGCCTCTGCCGCCGTTGTTCTCGGGTGGCTGAAAGCGGAAAGAGCGGTCAAGCCCCTGACGAAATTGCTTGAAGATGAAGACTACCATGTGAGCAAAAAGGCCGAGGAGTCTCTCGTACAGATGGGGACGGCATCTGTCGATTCCCTTGTAAACTTTATGGATATTCCCGAAAAAAGGGCAAAACTGCTGGCAATGCAAGCCCTGGAGGAGATCAACGATAGCAGGGCCCTTAAGTATGCCCTGAATACTCTCGACGATGAAGATGAAGACATGAGGCTTGCAGCCATTAACCTGCTTGGTAAACTGGGAGACAGAAGTTCTGCCGGGAAGCTTTATCCTTTTCTTGAAGACCATTCGGAAATTATTCGTTCATCAGCCGTAAGGGCTATCGTCAATATGAAGCTTGACGTTGATGATTGCAGGGGGCTCCTGTTAAGGCTCAAGGGAGGCTGTGACAGATTGAGCCGCTCTATTGCGGAAATCATGGGCTTGCTGAAAGTGGATGAGGCAAGGGACGCTATGGAGGAACTTCTTCTTGCGAATAAGAGCGCTGTCAAAGAGGCAGCCGTTTTTGCCCTCGCCGGGATAGAAGGGAAAAGTGGTGTAGGGTCCATTCCCGTTATGCTGCTCGGAAGTGAAGATCCCGCACTGAGAAAATCGGCGGCCATTGTCCTTGGCAGGCTGAAAGATATAAGAGGGGTGCAGCCGCTCCTCTTAACGGCACAGGACGGTGATCCCTGGGTGAGGTATCATTCTATCCAGTCGCTGGGAATATTGAAAGATAAGCGGGCTATTGAGACCCTGAGAAAAACCCTTCACGATGATGTGGGTGTTGTCAGGATCGCATCACTAAAATCGCTTGCAGCGATCTCTCCTGAAGAGATTATGGCAAATCTCATTCAATGGGAAAATGAAGATGATGAGGATGTAAGGCAGACTTTTCTCGAAACACTCCTCCCCGTTGATGACGCTGCTTCCAAATCACTCTTTATGCAGGCCCTTGATGATCAATCCTGGAAAGTAAGAGAAGCCGCCGTTAAGGGTCTGGCCCGTTTCAGTGATGAAGAAAGTCTCCATAAATTGAAATCCATGCTCCATGATGAAAGCCTTTTCGTAAAAAAAGCGGCAATCTTTTCCATTGACTCAAGAGTAAAGAATGGTCTTTGA
- a CDS encoding methyl-accepting chemotaxis protein, producing MRLEQLKKILSIPRSYSLYILIALFYALVFNQFFLGSSLLTVLVALLAVFPFYAVIALPETSSLPDVDSKALLMEQEGQSRELLAIIRESRAAIEDLCEKASNLSLGTDAQTFSLEETMGSIEGISNSIHKTVSMIEHLSPSVNKASKTVIGMIDSVGNISNQNQEVLKALEKAIQDIKEMNASVRVINDNFGNLIRSSEESSGGIKEINAFAKDIETSALESYKVSEDVAREAEHGVDSVRKTISSMENLKSIVTESSSVIKTLGDRSDEIGNIVKLIHNVTTRINLLALNASIIASQAGEHGKSFAVVANEMEKLASQTSTSTIEITQMIDVIQEMVQSTVQANEVGMWGVEEGVGLVNRAGEILKKIQERSGTSVQMSKDILTATGKQARMADEVYSAIERETKNLEISAKSIDEHVKINKLVDESANLMVSLTEEVKAAIDGQRNSSKDISEVISSVITMVEELSGLTEQQDCDSVQIKQATEIMSFISKENISAIKGLAHSIEEIKNKIHGESKPLYNKRAET from the coding sequence ATGAGATTAGAGCAACTAAAAAAAATTCTGTCAATTCCCCGTTCATACTCCCTTTATATATTAATTGCCCTTTTTTATGCCCTGGTTTTTAATCAGTTCTTCCTCGGTTCTTCTCTCTTAACAGTGCTTGTTGCTCTTCTTGCAGTCTTTCCTTTCTACGCTGTCATTGCATTGCCTGAAACCTCTTCCCTGCCGGACGTTGATTCTAAAGCGCTCCTCATGGAACAAGAAGGGCAGAGCAGAGAACTTTTAGCCATAATAAGGGAAAGCAGGGCCGCCATTGAAGACCTTTGTGAAAAAGCTTCCAACCTGAGCCTCGGCACGGATGCGCAAACATTTTCCCTGGAAGAGACCATGGGTTCAATCGAAGGGATCAGCAATTCCATACATAAAACCGTTTCCATGATAGAACACTTGTCGCCTTCCGTAAACAAGGCATCGAAAACGGTTATCGGTATGATCGATTCTGTCGGAAATATCAGCAACCAAAATCAGGAGGTTTTAAAAGCGCTTGAAAAGGCGATTCAGGATATTAAGGAGATGAACGCTTCCGTTAGGGTTATTAACGATAATTTCGGCAATCTGATCCGCTCTTCGGAGGAAAGTTCCGGCGGGATAAAGGAGATTAATGCCTTTGCAAAAGATATAGAAACGAGCGCCCTCGAATCCTACAAGGTCTCTGAAGATGTGGCCAGGGAGGCGGAGCATGGCGTTGATTCGGTGAGGAAAACAATCAGCAGTATGGAAAACCTGAAAAGTATCGTTACCGAATCTTCAAGTGTTATCAAAACACTGGGTGACAGATCGGATGAAATTGGAAATATTGTCAAACTCATACATAACGTGACAACGAGAATAAATCTGCTTGCCCTTAATGCCTCCATCATTGCTTCACAGGCCGGTGAACACGGAAAATCCTTTGCCGTTGTGGCCAATGAAATGGAGAAACTGGCAAGCCAGACATCAACCTCTACCATAGAAATAACGCAAATGATCGATGTTATCCAGGAGATGGTTCAAAGCACCGTCCAGGCCAATGAAGTGGGTATGTGGGGGGTGGAGGAAGGCGTTGGCCTTGTCAACAGGGCAGGTGAAATACTTAAAAAGATCCAGGAAAGGTCGGGCACTTCCGTTCAGATGTCGAAAGATATTCTCACGGCAACGGGCAAGCAGGCCAGGATGGCCGATGAAGTTTATTCGGCTATTGAGCGGGAGACTAAAAACCTGGAAATATCGGCAAAATCGATTGATGAACATGTCAAGATAAACAAGTTGGTTGATGAATCGGCAAACCTCATGGTCAGTCTTACGGAGGAAGTGAAAGCTGCTATTGACGGGCAGCGTAATTCATCGAAGGATATTTCAGAGGTTATTAGTAGTGTCATTACCATGGTTGAAGAACTGTCGGGATTGACGGAGCAACAAGACTGCGACAGCGTGCAGATAAAGCAGGCAACAGAGATTATGAGCTTTATTTCAAAGGAAAATATCAGTGCAATAAAAGGCCTTGCCCATTCTATTGAAGAGATAAAAAACAAGATTCATGGAGAGTCAAAGCCCCTTTATAATAAGAGAGCGGAAACATGA
- a CDS encoding response regulator, producing the protein MVEKIILIIDDDEKLSKMLGFLFTAKGFKVEYAKSGDESFAILKRVRPDVIILDIMMPGMDGFEVCRKFKETEEVKDVPIIMLSALPSSQNKEKSLELGAYFYFEKPFKSLDLVAKAVEALELNP; encoded by the coding sequence ATGGTGGAAAAAATTATTTTAATTATTGATGACGATGAAAAACTCAGTAAAATGCTCGGCTTCCTTTTTACGGCCAAAGGATTTAAGGTGGAGTATGCAAAAAGCGGTGATGAATCTTTTGCCATATTAAAGCGGGTGCGGCCCGATGTTATTATTCTGGACATTATGATGCCCGGCATGGACGGTTTCGAGGTTTGCAGGAAATTTAAGGAAACGGAAGAAGTGAAAGATGTTCCCATCATTATGCTTTCGGCCCTGCCGTCATCGCAGAACAAGGAAAAAAGCCTGGAACTCGGCGCTTACTTCTATTTTGAAAAGCCTTTTAAATCGCTGGATCTTGTTGCCAAGGCCGTTGAAGCCCTTGAGTTAAACCCATAG
- a CDS encoding L-threonylcarbamoyladenylate synthase, translating into MFFPGEGLTLIHINPDNPQERLINRVVDVLKEGGVIAYPTDTIYGIGCDIFNKKALERIYLLKGRDRNKPMSFVCSDLSHISKFAKVSNYAYRIMKRFLPGPYTFILEASSVVPRMLMPKRKTVGIRIPDNAIATMLVEKLGNPIISTSANVSGRDVISDPGEIDLFMGKILDLTIDAGMLPGEPSTIVDLTGDSPALLREGVGDYSWIG; encoded by the coding sequence ATATTTTTTCCAGGGGAGGGGCTTACGTTAATTCATATCAATCCTGATAATCCTCAGGAACGGCTCATAAACAGGGTTGTCGATGTCCTGAAAGAGGGGGGCGTTATTGCCTACCCTACCGATACGATTTACGGTATCGGCTGCGATATCTTTAACAAAAAGGCCCTTGAGAGAATTTATCTTCTCAAAGGGAGAGACCGTAATAAACCGATGAGTTTTGTTTGTTCCGATCTCTCTCATATCAGCAAGTTCGCCAAAGTATCCAATTATGCCTACAGGATAATGAAGCGTTTTTTGCCCGGTCCCTATACGTTCATCCTTGAAGCTTCCAGTGTGGTGCCGAGAATGCTCATGCCCAAAAGAAAGACAGTGGGCATCAGGATTCCTGATAATGCCATTGCGACGATGCTCGTGGAAAAACTGGGGAATCCCATTATCAGCACGAGCGCCAATGTGTCAGGGAGAGATGTTATTTCCGACCCCGGTGAAATCGATCTTTTTATGGGCAAGATTCTCGATTTGACTATCGATGCAGGAATGCTTCCGGGAGAGCCCTCAACGATTGTAGACCTGACGGGAGATAGTCCCGCTCTTCTCAGGGAAGGCGTTGGTGATTATAGCTGGATTGGCTGA
- a CDS encoding CoB--CoM heterodisulfide reductase iron-sulfur subunit B family protein, whose product MKYAYYPGCAAEAITKEADHTTRMVAQMLGIELVPMNNATCCGAGCLDEANRELSYVINARIFAIAEEMGLNILTICSTCLQTMAKINYDLKSDAELLERTNKVLREVGMEYKGGVEMTHLLWVLAKDYGPQKLRNHVKRPLNMLNIAAFYGCHTLRPGEILGFEDPRNPRSLDLVINALGGHTVEYRGKTRCCGFHTLLVNERASLKAGGKRLQEAKDKGADCMVTPCPLCDISLDVYQGEAEKLYKRKTGLPVFNLSQLVALALGADVGELKFKKHLVSPHSVVEAVLEGQKS is encoded by the coding sequence ATGAAATATGCCTACTACCCCGGTTGTGCCGCAGAAGCGATAACGAAGGAAGCAGACCACACGACGAGGATGGTGGCGCAGATGCTGGGCATTGAACTTGTCCCTATGAATAATGCCACATGCTGTGGGGCCGGATGCCTTGATGAGGCCAACAGGGAGCTTAGTTACGTTATCAATGCAAGGATCTTTGCCATTGCCGAAGAGATGGGCCTCAATATCCTTACCATATGCAGCACATGCCTTCAGACCATGGCCAAAATCAATTATGACCTCAAGTCTGACGCCGAACTTCTTGAGCGGACCAATAAGGTATTGAGAGAGGTCGGCATGGAATACAAGGGAGGTGTGGAGATGACGCATCTTCTCTGGGTGCTGGCAAAAGACTATGGTCCCCAGAAATTGAGAAATCATGTTAAAAGACCCCTCAATATGCTTAATATTGCCGCTTTTTACGGCTGTCATACCTTAAGGCCCGGAGAAATTCTCGGTTTTGAAGATCCCAGGAACCCCCGGTCTCTCGACCTTGTTATCAATGCCCTTGGCGGCCATACTGTTGAATACAGGGGGAAAACGCGCTGCTGCGGTTTTCATACCCTTCTTGTCAACGAAAGGGCCTCACTCAAGGCAGGTGGAAAGAGGCTTCAGGAAGCCAAAGATAAAGGCGCTGATTGCATGGTTACTCCCTGTCCTCTCTGTGATATCTCGCTCGATGTTTATCAGGGTGAAGCGGAGAAACTTTATAAAAGGAAGACCGGGCTGCCCGTATTTAACCTTTCTCAACTGGTGGCTCTTGCCCTGGGCGCCGATGTGGGCGAACTGAAGTTCAAAAAGCACCTCGTCTCACCGCACAGTGTTGTAGAAGCCGTTCTGGAAGGGCAGAAGAGTTGA